One Homo sapiens chromosome 13, GRCh38.p14 Primary Assembly genomic window carries:
- the LOC112268119 gene encoding protein SPT2 homolog: MQNGSSVLLGINFPSSALKMMVPVRAEVDLSGPRGWGRPAGGGLRAGGPHLQLRGQEAFSSRLWTKGGDKDGKAAPPGGRRQERTRLAGRADGSAELRKSGAREQPNSGSGAEREPGRKQRSPRPRGSRVIYLHGWRAAATFPPASRAHTQLAVFLGREHPRETGPSCPSLPLSLTAAEPRGPTWKSRGWQEAEGLQKRAGTSGDPHSRRVRGGSSGGALWARAGAGDRTQRSGSPFGRRGTHRLLPSAARPSSFSSPLPSRPGELRADRPRTHRGRSWSAGKGVGGCPAVRAGPGPPPGAAFAAPPLAPSPLAPPLPASHSKLSGEGRQTEKYGRKLLVFLGDPEEPRKMTHFACWGFSGFTVRVYAPVFLPPLKEAVDGKEGLKDPENSCDSTLQPGIHCAAMKQQA; encoded by the exons ATGCAGAATGGATCTTCAGTCTTACTGGGCATCAACTTTCCATCCTCTGCACTAAAGATGATGGTCCCTG TCAGGGCTGAAGTTGATCTATCTGGGCCACGAGGCTGGGGAAGACCAGCAGGGGGTGGCCTGCGGGCAGGGGGCCCCCATCTCCAACTGCG GGGGCAAGAGGCATTTTCCAGCCGGCTCTGGACGAAGGGAGGGGATAAGGATGGGAAGGCAGCACCCCCCGGAGGCAGACGCCAAGAGCGGACGCGGCTGGCAGGCAGAGCCGACGGATCCGCCGAGCTCAGGAAGTCCGGAGCCCGGGAGCAGCCCAACTCCGGCTCCGGGGCAGAGAGGGAGCCCGGGAGAAAGCAGCGGAGCCCACGCCCACGGGGCAGCCGAGTGATTTACTTACATGGCTGGCGGGCGGCGGCCACCTTCCCTCCCGCGTCCCGGGCGCACACACAACTTGCTGTCTTTCTCGGGCGGGAACATCCACGGGAAACCGGACCGTCCTGCCCTTCTTTGCCTCTGTCCCTAACAGCCGCAGAACCCCGGGGCCCGACCTGGAAGAGCAGGGGTTGGCAGGAGGCGGAGGGTCTCCAGAAGCGGGCTGGCACCAGCGGAGACCCCCACTCCCGGCGAGTCCGCGGCGGCAGCTCTGGCGGAGCGCTGTGGGCGCGCGCGGGCGCCGGGGATCGCACGCAGAGGAGCGGATCTCCCTTTGGCAGGCGAGGCACGCACCGCCTCCTCCCCTCCGCTGCCCGGCCCTCCTCTTTCTCCAGTCCCCTCCCCTCGCGCCCCGGGGAACTCCGCGCAGACAGACCCAGGACGCACCGGGGACGTTCCTGGAGCGCCGGGAAGGGAGTGGGGGGGTGCCCCGCTGTCCGCGCGGGTCCAGGCCCACCCCCGGGGGCAGCTTTCGCGGCTCCTCCCCTAGCCCCGAGCCCCCTCGCGCCCCCTCTCCCTGCGTCTCATTCAAAGCTGAGTGGGGAAGGCAGACAGACCGAGAAGTATGGGAGAAAGTTGCTTGTCTTCCTGGGTGACCCCGAGGAGCCACGGAAGATGACACACTTTGCCTGTTGGGGCTTTTCTGGGTTTACTGTTCGGGTTTATGCTCCTGTTTTCCTGCCGCCGTTAAAAGAAGCCGTAGACGGGAAAGAGGGCCTTAAAGA CCCAGAGAACAGTTGTGATAGCACTTTGCAGCCCGGCATTCATTGTGCAGCCATGAAGCAACAGGCATGA